The Epinephelus lanceolatus isolate andai-2023 chromosome 11, ASM4190304v1, whole genome shotgun sequence genome window below encodes:
- the LOC117261291 gene encoding protein ABHD15, with amino-acid sequence MALPVWDCLFCLLPLLLLLLLSLALRWPRVRCWMRLAVKAAAWRIWVIICLILELPLDRNTSTWNNETRSSGVDISSGSGQASVGPRLICKPTTLAKYLLRHCGSLAKPRLASWPGGDPHLQTLSSLLCEHHGDTLQFTRDNLLLRDGGIVALDWAVGTRLGEVGGRKRWEGRKEHQPGGKALGCFTTTPPVLLLIPESWGGVTPHLKVLCHRAMRQGFYVVVFHSRGTARCPLTTARLAEFGDPADLEQAVAYVHSRHPSSVMVAASEGSGSGILLSYLGECGSSSHLAAAAAISPVLQGQLWFETVMPPLYRRGVLFQRKLQLSRYASSFREVLDVDRALRCSSLRDLEETLFCSSAQLQQRAPRSLISSLNSGLSSGSHSPQGLAPSVAWALGERAYPAKDWDNYWERNEPLRDADEVAVPVLCIRSRDDPLLPPASTLPLPLFQSNPYFLLVLTDRGGHCGFTLEDREETEGGRTGNEEAEGGNWSHIAVLEYFRVVADFLKGEDRNGVSLDAPLEYSQAGQRSRTSNVAPVRKRRTNMMRRQRLQTPEESSVDAEEGSFTWRRSYTR; translated from the exons ATGGCATTACCTGTATGGGATTGTTTGTTCTGTTTGCTCCCATTACTGTTACTTCTGCTTCTGTCTCTGGCTCTGCGCTGGCCCAGGGTACGCTGTTGGATGAGGCTGGCTGTGAAGGCTGCAGCCTGGAGGATCTGGGTCATAATCTGCCTGATCTTGGAGCTGCCGCTAGACAGGAATACCAGCACATGGAACAATGAGACCAGATCATCAGGGGTGGATATTTCGTCTGGGTCAGGTCAGGCCTCAGTTGGGCCCAGGCTCATCTGCAAACCCACTACGCTGGCCAAATATCTGCTCAGgcactgtggctctctggccAAGCCAAGACTGGCCTCCTGGCCCGGAGGAGACCCCCACCTCCAGACTCTGTCCAGCCTGCTGTGCGAACATCACGGAGACACATTACAGTTCACTAGAGACAATCTGTTACTGAGAGACGGAGGTATTGTGGCTCTGGACTGGGCTGTGGGGACAAGACTGGGTGAggtgggagggaggaagaggtgggaggggaggaaggagCATCAGCCAGGGGGAAAGGCGCTAGGCTGCTTCACCACAACacctcctgtcctcctccttATTCCTGAGTCCTGGGGTGGGGTGACCCCCCACCTGAAGGTGCTCTGCCATCGGGCCATGCGTCAGGGCTTTTATGTGGTGGTGTTTCACAGTCGAGGCACAGCTAGGTGCCCGCTGACCACAGCGCGACTGGCTGAGTTTGGAGACCCAGCTGATCTTGAGCAG GCGGTGGCTTATGTCCATAGCCGGCACCCATCCTCTGTAATGGTTGCTGCGAGTGAGGGTTCAGGCTCAGGGATTCTTCTTTCCTACTTGGGGGAGTGTGGATCAAGTTCACACctggcagcagctgcagccatctcCCCTGTACTCCAGGGACAGCTGTGGTTTGAAACAGTCATGCCTCCTTTGTATCGCCGGGGAGTGTTGTTTCAGCGGAAACTGCAGCTCAGTAG ATACGCCAGTTCCTTCAGAGAAGTCCTGGATGTGGATCGGGCCCTACGCTGTTCCTCCCTCAGAGACTTAGAGGAAACTCTCTTCTGCTCTTCAGCCCAGCTTCAGCAGAGGGCCCCCAGATCCTTAATAAGCTCTCTAAATTCTGGACTGAGCTCAGGTTCTCATTCCCCACAGGGCCTGGCACCCTCAGTGGCCTGGGCACTGGGTGAGAGAGCTTACCCAGCCAAGGACTGGGACAACTACTGGGAGAGGAACGAACCACTGAGAGATGCCGATGAGGTGGCGGTCCCTGTGCTCTGTATCCGCAGCCGTGACGACCCTCTTCTCCCGCCTGCCTCCACTTTGCCTCTTCCCCTATTCCAGAGCAATCCTTATTTCCTTTTAGtgctgacagacagaggagGGCACTGTGGGTTCACTCtcgaggacagagaggagacggagggagggaggactggaaatgaggaggcagagggaggtAACTGGAGTCACATCGCAGTTCTGGAGTACTTCAGAGTAGTGGCTGATTTCCTGAAAGGGGAGGACAGGAATGGGGTGAGCTTGGATGCTCCTTTAGAATATAGTCAGGCTGGGCAGAGGAGCAGGACCAGCAATGTGGCTCCCGTTCGCAAAAGGAGAACCAACATGATGAGGAGACAAAGACTGCAGACACCTGAAGAGAGCAGTGTGGATGCAGAGGAGGGAAGCTTCACCTGGAGGAGGTCCTACACACgctga